The proteins below are encoded in one region of Colias croceus chromosome 17, ilColCroc2.1:
- the LOC123699298 gene encoding uncharacterized protein LOC123699298 yields the protein MMAGKLFVLCCLLVAVYADEKYTDKYDNINVQEILDNKRLLVAYSNCLLDKGKCSPEGKELKDHMQDALETGCSKCTDTQEKGSYTIIEHLINKEKEIWNELTAKYDPEGKYKKKYEERAHAKGLKLYVYSSVMINDLNHYNSQLSLHFTPKESLCKKVTKPVTVFKPYINFKMNYILLILFGLTAFAYAEHYTDRYDDMDVDEILQNRRLVTSYIKCLMNKGRCTPEGIEIKVHVKDAMQTGCEKCTEKQKKGARKVVKFIRENEKDAWKDLLKKYDPKDEYKEIYEAFLAKED from the exons ATG ATGGCTGGGAAACTTTTTGTATTGTGCTGCCTTCTGGTAGCGGTTTACGCCGACGAGAAGTACACAGACAAATATGATAACATCAACGTGCAAGAGATCTTGGATAACAAGAGGTTGCTGGTGGCTTACAGTAACTGCCTCTTGGACAAGGGCAAGTGCAGTCCTGAAGGAAAGGAATTAAAAG ATCACATGCAAGACGCTCTGGAGACGGGATGCTCTAAATGTACTGACACCCAGGAAAAAGGCAGCTACACCATTATCGAGCACTTGATCAACAAGGAGAAGGAAATCTGGAACGAGCTGACCGCCAAATACGATCCTGAGGGCAAATACAAGAAGAAGTACGAGGAACGTGCCCACGCTAAAGGTCTCAAgct CTATGTATACTCATCCGTAATGATTAATGATTTGAACCATTATAATAGTCAATTATCCC TGCATTTTACTCCAAAGGAATCATTGTGTAAAAAAGTAACTAAGCCTGTAACCGTTTTCAAgccttatattaattttaagatgAATTATATACTACTTATACTATTTGGTCTGACAGCATTTGCATATGCTGAACATTACACGGATAGATATGACGACATGGACGTTGATGAAATCCTACAAAATAGAAGATTAGTGACGTCatacataaaatgtttaatgaaTAAAGGGCGGTGCACTCCGGAAGGTATCGAAATAAAAG TTCACGTAAAAGATGCCATGCAAACGGGCTGTGAAAAGTGTACGGAAAAACAGAAGAAAGGCGCAAGAAAAGTGGTTAAATTCATTCGGGAAAATGAAAAAGATGCTTGGAAGGATCTGCTGAAAAAATACGACCCAAAGGACGAATACAAAGAAATTTACGAAGCATTCCTTGCTAAAGAAGATTGA
- the LOC123698885 gene encoding allergen Tha p 1-like translates to MKYLIAFCVIALAVVSNARPDTYTNKYDGIDLKEILNNRRLLVPYVKCALEQGKCSPEGKELRSHIKEALENYCGKCTDAQKNGTRLVITHLINHESDFWNQLVHKYDPSKKYVTKYESELKSIKA, encoded by the exons ATGAAGTACCTTATTGCATTTTGTGTTATTGCTCTCGCGGTTGTTTCAAACGCGCGGCCGGACACCTACACAAACAAATATGATGGTATTGATTTAAAAGAGATCCTGAATAACCGGCGGTTACTGGTACCGTATGTGAAATGTGCTTTGGAACAGGGAAAATGCTCACCCGAAGGAAAAGAATTGCGGT CTCATATTAAGGAAGCTCTTGAGAACTACTGCGGTAAATGTACTGATGCACAGAAAAACGGTACTCGGTTGGTGATCACACATCTCATAAACCACGAATCGGACTTCTGGAACCAACTCGTGCACAAATATGACCCAAGCAAGAAGTATGTTACGAAATATGAGAGTGAACTGAAGTCGATTAAGGCTTAA
- the LOC123699299 gene encoding uncharacterized protein LOC123699299: MKGAVLCVLGLIAVAAALPQSQYTDRFDNINIEEILGNPRLLKAYINCVLDKGKCTNEGRELKSHIREALENHCAKCTETQRKGTRTVIGHLINKDPTSWNQLVDKYDPSRRYVVKYENELRNIVLKPCTFVSYQSVLKHLQETKMKSFVVVCIFALAAIASARPEHYTDRYDDVDLDEILANDRLLIPYIKCVLDQGKCSPDGKEMKSHIKESLENNCGKCTDTQKAGTRKVIGHLINKKAEYWEQLKAKYDPEHKYVLKYEQELRTVAAH, from the exons ATGAAAGGCGCAGTATTATGTGTTTTGGGGCTGATAGCTGTCGCTGCAGCTCTGCCACAATCACAATATACGGATCGTTTTGATAACATCAATATCGAAGAAATCCTTGGCAACCCTCGGCTCTTGAAAGCGTACATAAACTGTGTATTGGATAAGGGAAAATGTACCAACGAAGGCAGGGAGTTGAAAT cACACATTCGTGAAGCTTTAGAGAACCATTGCGCTAAATGCACTGAAACCCAACGCAAGGGAACACGTACTGTTATTGGACATCTTATCAACAAGGACCCAACATCTTGGAACCAATTAGTTGACAAATATGATCCTAGTAGAAGATATGTCGTCAAATACGAAAACGAATTGAGGAATATT GTATTAAAACCATGTACAT TTGTTAGTTACCAATCAGTGCTTAAACACCTACAAG AAACCAAGATGAAATCCTTCGTAGTTGTCTGCATCTTCGCGCTCGCGGCCATCGCGTCCGCCCGCCCTGAGCATTACACCGACCGCTATGACGACGTGGACCTCGACGAGATCCTGGCCAACGACCGCCTTTTAATCCCTTACATCAAGTGTGTGCTGGACCAAGGCAAATGCTCCCCTGACGGAAAGGAAATGAAAT CTCACATCAAGGAATCTCTCGAAAATAACTGCGGCAAGTGCACAGACACCCAAAAGGCTGGTACCAGAAAGGTCATCGGTCACCTCATCAACAAAAAGGCTGAATACTGGGAACAACTGAAGGCCAAATACGACCCTGAGCacaaatatgtattgaaatacGAGCAGGAACTCCGCACCGTTGCAGCGCACTAA
- the LOC123699300 gene encoding uncharacterized protein LOC123699300: MRLIRETVGEIKSQMMSLTDHIEKCNLRLDEYDTKLERQEKRILTLEYAITEIKDRLNTNAQSQLRNEVEIVGVPETPNENPAHTFRVISQKLGIPIEEYDLDFTIRVGPPRKHSQNIDNAEDNSQQPPRPLIARFLSRNKRDEFLKVGKMKQRSFNAQDMGLGSAAYKNTDIYFNERLTQENRNLFRAARQQTKACGYKYCWIKNGVVYIRKQEGNPAIAIKKQEDLHQLHNAFNNNQTIS; this comes from the coding sequence ATGAGGTTAATCAGAGAAACTGTTGGAGAAATTAAATCCCAAATGATGTCCCTTACTGACCATATTGAGAAATGTAACCTACGTCTTGATGAGTACGACACTAAGTTGGAACGTCAAGAAAAACGAATACTTACGTTAGAATATGCAATCACTGAAATTAAAGACCGCTTGAATACTAACGCACAATCTCAGCTCCGCAATGAAGTAGAAATTGTAGGCGTTCCAGAAACTCCGAATGAAAACCCCGCACATACATTCCGCGTTATCTCCCAAAAACTAGGTATTCCTATAGAAGAATATGACTTAGATTTCACCATCCGCGTGGGCCCCCCGCGGAAGCACTCACAAAATATTGACAACGCCGAAGACAACTCACAACAGCCACCTCGACCTTTAATAGCCCGATTTTTGAGTCGTAATAAACGGGacgaatttttaaaagttggTAAAATGAAGCAGCGCTCCTTTAACGCTCAAGACATGGGACTTGGTTCAGcagcatacaaaaatacagatatttatttcaatgaacGGCTCACGCAGGAAAACAGAAACTTATTTCGTGCTGCTCGGCAACAAACAAAGGCATGTGGTTACAAGTACTGTTGGATTAAAAACGGCGTGGTTTACATACGTAAACAAGAGGGCAACCCAGCAATCGCCATCAAGAAACAAGAAGATCTTCACCAGCTGCACAACgcgtttaataataatcaaacaaTCTCGTAA